A region of the Apium graveolens cultivar Ventura chromosome 6, ASM990537v1, whole genome shotgun sequence genome:
GGGTATTGTGTATTTTTGGGTGATAATGTGGTATCGTGGTCTTCTAAACGACAAGTTGTCCTCTCTCAATCTAGCGCTGAGGTAGAGTATAGAGGTGTTGCTAATGTTGTTGCAGAATCTTGTTGAATTAGAAATCTTCTACTCGAATTACATTGTCCAATTCAGAAAGCAACTATTGTATATTGTGACAATGTAAGCATTGTGTACCTATCACACAACCCTGTGCAACATCAAAGAACGAAACATGTAGAGATGGATACTCATTTCGTTCGGGAAAAGGTTGCTTTAGGTCATGTTCGAGTTCTCCATGTTCCATCTTCCTATCAGTACGCTGATGTCTTCACAAAGGGTCTTCTTCGACACTTGTTTCTTGATTTCAGATTCGGTCTAAGCGTTCGGTCCCCTCCCGCTCTGACTACGAGGGTGTGTTAGAATTAGAAATATTATAGATAATATTGTAAACATATTCTCTATTATTCTGTCAAGATTTAGTTTCCATATAGACTTGACATGTACTGCTATATATTGAATGTGAATATACTTTCTTACAAAAAGAGCAGGTGGATTCTATGATTAGGCAACAGACAACCATACAGAATGGTATGAATCTATTATTTGGTCATGAAACAAAAAAAAAGCCGCCTAAATTACAGATAAATCCCGCAAATGAGCCTTTAAATCAAGTCAGAGGAGTAAAGTTAATTTCATGAAGATACTCGTGGATATGTTTTTCTTGATTGGATACAAAGTTTGGAAAGTTTTTTTAGGTGGCACAACATGATTGATTCAAATAAAAACTTATTTTGCAGAGGCTAAGCTACGAGGTAGAGCTCGCATGTGGTGGGATGAAGAAAAGGATAACAATCGTCTTGTTGGTAGAAGAAAATTAATTTTGTGGAACGAGGTTAAAACTTCAATGCAACGTCACTTTCTACCGTCAAACTACAAGCAATAAAATCATATTATATTCATCCAACTGAGGCAAGATAATCATTTTGTGGCTGATTGTCCTAGTAAGTTTTGTCACTTTTCCACTCGTTTAGACTTTAATCTTGATGAAAAATAGCTTGGTTAACATGCATCGATCTGATTTGAAGCCTACCCTTTTACCGATATAATGCAAGTTGCCCAACAAATTGAGGAAGTGTTATTCGATAAATTTGGAAAAATCTTGGCTTAAGGTATAAGTCACCCGGTCCAGTGTCTAATGTTAATGTTTCGTCCGCGCAACAGAACTCGGACAACAAAATCAACAAAGTTCAGTCTCATCAAGATCTTAAATGCTTTAAGTGCAATGGGGCGGGTCTTCAATATTTTAAGTGTCTTTTTTCATAAACACCAAATTCAGGAAAAAGAATAACAATTgttgaaaaggaagaaaaatgtCCTCCAGGTAGTTATAGCTATCTTTTATAGTCtatttaaattagaaaatattgtttagaatttttataaattttgattGATTATCGTAATTAAATCAGactattatttttttaatattgaAAGTTGTGTTTTATTCTCTTGCGTGAGAATTGTTTTATCCCAAAAACCTACTTTTAACCCTCACACAAGTCAATCTGTTTGTGATCTATTCGAACTCGGCTCATAAAATATTTGAATTCGGTTCAGTAATAATCGAGTTGAGCTCGAGCTATTCTCGTTCTCCATCGAGCCGAGTTCGAGCTTCAAGTTGCTCGCCTCGTATGATTCTCGTCCCTAATCGAGtctttattattttgaatatttatatatattataattttttttatataaataatcaatattaatattacatatatatatatataatatttaatcaacTCGAACACATACTGAACTGATCACATTTCGAAATTTTGTCAATATTTGGTGAAATCGATTTAAGTTTTCGAGCCGAACTCAAATGTATCGAATTTTTACGAGCCAAGCTTCGGGCTTTAATTAATTTGAGGCTTGGTCAAACCAAGCTTGAGCTCGAGCCCGGACTTTTTGATCAAGTTGGAAACCGGCTAAGCAGTTTTCGACTCGGTTAGGCTCGGCTAAGCCACTTGTTAAATATAGAATATATTTTGTCATTTCGTCTATCATGTCCTTATAATTCTCCTCAAAATGGGAAGGCCGAACGAAAAATTCGATCTATCAATAATATCACTTGTACACTTCTTTCACATGCATCTCTCCCACTTTCGTTTTGGCATCATGCACTACAGATGGCAACATATATCCTCAATATTCTTCCAAGCAAAATGTTGGGATATAAGTCTCCCTTAGAAATTCTTTATCGACGGGATCCTTCCTATTCTCATTTACGGGTTTTTGGGTGTCTTTGCTATCCTCTTATTCCCTCCACTAAACTCCATAAGTTACAAGCTCGTTCTACTCCTTGTGTTTTTCTCGGTTTCCCACCTAATCATCGGGGTTATAAATGCTTTGATTTGTCATCTCGTCAAATTATCATAAGTCGACATGTCCTATTTGATGAGACAAATTTTCCGTTTGCATCACTGCATACATACTCATCTTCGACTTATGATTTTTTGGATGACGGATTTTCTCCTTATGTGTTGGATCACCTCCAACAGCCTGCTGTTCCAATTACACCCTTTCCAGGACCAGCACACGGTCTTCCTCACTCGAGTTTGCATGGCCCAACAACACCTCTTTCACCACCTTCCGCATCACCTATCACACACACTCCGAGTTCGTTACCACATACTTCACCAGACCCTGTCATGGCACCTCCACCTCATCATCCCCTTCTTAACCCAGGTATGATCACTCGAAGTCAGCGTGGTATTTTTAAACCCAACCCGAAATACCACGCGTTACATACTGAGGTTTCACAGTCACCTTTGCCTCGTAATCCACTAGCTGCACTTCGTGACTCAAACTGGAAATTGGCTATGGATGATGAATACCAAGCTCTTATGAAAAATAAGAAATGGGATTTGGTGCCCCATCCTCCTGGTGTTAATGTAATTCGTTCAATGTGGATTTTTACTCACAAATTTAATTCTAATGGGGTTTTTGAGAGGCATAAAGCCCGTCTCGTAGGTGATGGCAAAACACAACAGGTTGGTATCGATTGTGGTGATACTTTTAGTCCGGTTGTTAAACCAGCTACTATTCAGATGGTCCTCAGTATATCTCTTTTTAAGTCTTGGCCAATTCATCAATTAGATGTCAAGAATGCTTTTCTTCACGGCGAGCTTCAAGAAACTGTATACATGCATCAACCATTGGGGTAAAGGGATTGTACCCATCCTGACTATGTTTGTCTCTTACGTAAGTCTATCTATGGGCTTAAGCAGGCGTCACGGACTTGGTATAAGCGTTTTGCTGACTATGTCTTATCTCTCGGCTTCACTAATAGTCGATGTGACACCTCCTTATACATATTGGTATATATTGATGACATTATTCTTACTGCTTCTTCTCATGCTCTCTGGCGTCCGGCGTTCTATTATGGCGAGTCTCAGTTCTGAGTTTGCAATGAAGGATCTTGGTCCATTAAATTATTTTTTGGGCATTGCAGTCACTCGACACAAGGATGGTTTGTTTCTCTCTCAACGTAAATATGCTGAGAAAATTGTTGAACGTGCTGGCATGACATCTTGTAAACCGTCAGCTACTCTAGTTGACACAAAATCAAAAATTAGTGCCACTTCTGGTACTCCAGTTGCTGATCCTACTCACTATCGGCGTCTTGCAGGGGCTCTACAGTACCTTACTATTACACGGCCGGACATTTCTTATGCCGTCCAACAAATTTGTCTTCACGTGCATGATCCAAGGATGGATCATATGACTGCTCTCAAACGTATCATTTGCTATGTACAAGGTACTTTAGACCAGGGCTTGCATTTATACCCATCATCTGTTTCATCTCTGGTCTCTTACACTGATGCGGATTGGGGTGGGTGTCCTGATACAAGGAGATCTACATCCGGTTGCTGTATTTTTCTCGGGGACAACTTATTATCTTGGTCCTCAAAGCGGCAGCCCACGCTATCTTTATCTAGTGCCGAGGCCGAGTGCCGTGGGGTGGCCAGGGTCGTTTCGGAATCATGTTGGCTGTGAAATCTTCTTCTCGAGTTGCATTGTCCAATACCGAAGGCTACATTGGTATATTGTGACAATGTGAGTGCTATCTATTTGTCGGGTAATCCTGTTCAACACCAACGGACAAAGCATATAGAGATGGATATTCACTTTGTTCGAGAAAAGGTTGCACGTGGGCAGATTCGTGTTCTACATGTTCCATCCCGGTATCAAATAGCCGATATCTTTACTAAGGGGCTGCCACGGGTCTTGTTTGAAGAATTTCGGAACAGTCTCAGTGTTGGCAAACCTCCTGCTTCGACTGCGGGGGAGTGTTAAATATAGAatatattttgtgaataatcggTTGGTTATTGATTAGCGTAGAATCAGTCATCTATTTCTATGCCTACAATCTCTCTGTGTACATGATTGTTCGGTAATTAGTTTCCTGTAAAGTAGGAGATGATAGTGCTAATATATGATGTATATATAgttagtttgattaatgagagaGGGACGGATGAATTCTTTCACCACTAGTTGGGAGGTGGAGCAAGCTGAAATTGTAGTTTTGGTATTCAGATAGAAAGCAGTACTTGGGTTGTATGGATTTGATGGTGGAGAGTGATGCAATGAATGTGATTAATAACATTTCCGGGAATATCAGTGGTTATTCTCCTACAATGATGTAGATGAGAAGGCCGAGAGCAAGACTACCTGTAGTTGGGAGCCTGGCCTCCAGTAAAATCTGATGCGGTTTGCCAAAGTGTATGCTTTCGCGGCTGCGGATTAGTTTCGAGAAAGTATGTTGGCGGATTACCTAACTACAAAACACACACAAAGAAATTTGTAAGCACTCAAATTCATTCAATAACAACAATTAAAACATGCCCTGTCCAGATATAGTTCCAACACCTCGACTTCCAAAATTCCAGGTTCATCATCACGTATGATAGCATTAATCCCAATAATATCAGACCACTGGATTTCGATCTTTCTCTTCAAAGCTCCCTCTAGAATTTCCCATACGATTTTCTTTTTTGCATAATAGCACTTGGCTATTAGATCACCTTCATGCTTACATAACCACTGCACACAGAGAACACGAAATTAAGctaatcaaataaaattatagTGTATTTTAAATAAATCTCATTAACATAAACCTACCTCCCAAGTACCAATTCTGAGGTGCAGAGCACCGAAATTGGATGCCTTCAACTTATCATGTTCCATTTTAGAGTCTTGTGCAGCTTTTTTCTTTGCTAATTCAGATAACTTGACTTGTATTGAGTTAATAAATGACGGACTTTTATCTAATTTCAAACCAAGCGGACCATGATCTTTGCAAAATATAATATCCTTCTCCTACGAAACAAAATCTATATGTTATCGCAAAATACAAACTAAAAAAAATGATGCATGCAAAGTCCGGAGAAGAAAAGACCTGAAGATATGTCTGTGACTGTGAATGTACTCTGGTTCTTTTGCATGAATTGGTCGTCAATTGTTGGCAAGGATTGACGTTGCGCTTGTTATTGCTGCTGTGCTGGTTTCCGGTAGCTAAGACGTGTTCAACGCCATGATTATGATTCTGAATAGAAACGTAGATATCATTACAAGTATCA
Encoded here:
- the LOC141663892 gene encoding uncharacterized protein LOC141663892, with translation MKSLGKLLMVMIMFRSPADDTCNDIYVSIQNHNHGVEHVLATGNQHSSNNKRNVNPCQQLTTNSCKRTRVHSQSQTYLQEKDIIFCKDHGPLGLKLDKSPSFINSIQVKLSELAKKKAAQDSKMEHDKLKASNFGALHLRIGTWEWLCKHEGDLIAKCYYAKKKIVWEILEGALKRKIEIQWSDIIGINAIIRDDEPGILEVELGNPPTYFLETNPQPRKHTLWQTASDFTGGQAPNYR